The following are encoded together in the Cicer arietinum cultivar CDC Frontier isolate Library 1 chromosome 2, Cicar.CDCFrontier_v2.0, whole genome shotgun sequence genome:
- the LOC101514423 gene encoding phosphatidate cytidylyltransferase 1: MKDLNADHSCGSPKTPNARQRRRANEGAVIPHEINKSNGNLLLVNDKYKYRSMWIRAYSSLWMLACVSLILYLGHLYIWAMIVIIQIVMASELFNLLRSANQDKRLPKSKFLNWHFFFTAMLYVYGRILSQHLVNTVTSDKFFYRLVSNLIKYQMVICYFLYIAGFVWFILSLKKRYYKYQFGQYAWTHMILIVVFTQSAFTVANIFQGIFWFIFPASLIAMNDVAAYFFGFFFGKTPLIKLSPKKTWEGFIGASVATMIAAFTFANFLGRFQWLTCPRKDLSTGWLECDPDPIFKPENIPLPEFVSHWTPEKEIAILPVQWHALWLGLFASIIAPFGGFFASGFKRAFKIKDFGDSIPGHGGFTDRMDCQMVMAVFVYIYHQSFIVPHDYSVDVFLDQIMSDLGFEEQLVLYTKLGQVLQERHLI, encoded by the exons ATGAAAGATTTGAATGCGGATCATAGTTGTGGTTCACCAAAAACGCCAAATGCTCGCCAAAGAAGACGCGCAAATGAGGGTGCTGTG ATTCCTCACGAGATAAACAAATCAAATGGAAACCTTTTACTtgtcaatgataaatataaatatagatcAATGTGGATCCGTGCATACTCATCTCTATGGATGCTAGCTTGTGTCTCACTCATCCTATATTTGGGTCATCTTTACATCTGGGCCATGATTGTTATTATCCAAATTGTTATGGCCAGTGAGCTCTTCAATCTACTCAGAAGTGCTAATCAAGATAAACGTCTCCCTAAGTCTAAGTTCTTGAACTG GCATTTTTTCTTCACAGCAATGCTATACGTGTATGGCCGTATTCTCAGTCAACACCTTGTGAATACAGTTACATCAGATAAATTCTTCTATAGACTTGTCAGCAACCTCATCAAGTATCAAATGGTTATATGTTACTTCTTATATATTGCGG GTTTTGTATGGTTTATTCTTTCATTAAAAAAGAGATACTACAAATATCAATTTGGCCAGTATGCATGGACACATATGATACTTATTGTTGTGTTTACTCAGTCTGCATTTACAGTGGCTAATATATTTCAAGGAATATTCTG GTTTATTTTCCCTGCATCCCTTATTGCTATGAATGATGTTGCTGCATATTTCTTTGGTTTCTTCTTTGGGAAAACACCTCTGATCAAGTTATCTCCAAAGAAAACGTGGGAAGGTTTTATCGGAGCATCTGTTGCAACTATGATTGCTGCATTTACG TTTGCAAACTTTTTGGGTCGCTTCCAGTGGCTAACATGTCCAAGGAAG GATTTATCAACTGGTTGGCTTGAGTGTGACCCTGACCCAATTTTTAAGCCAGAGAACATTCCATTGCCAGAATTTGTTTCTCATTGG ACACCTGAGAAAGAGATAGCAATTTTGCCAGTACAGTGGCATGCGTTGTGGCTAGGACTATTTGCCTCCATCATAGCACCATTTGGAGGATTTTTTGCTAGCGGTTTcaaaagagcttttaaaatcaAG GACTTTGGTGACAGTATACCTGGACATGGTGGATTTACTGACAGAATGGACTGCCAG ATGGTGATGGCTGTTTTTGTTTACATTTACCACCAGTCATTTATTGTCCCCCATGATTATTCAGTTGATGTGTTTTTGGACCAG ATAATGAGTGACCTTGGTTTCGAGGAGCAGCTAGTTCTTTACACAAAACTTGGACAGGTATTACAAGAAAGGCATCTAATCTAG
- the LOC101515075 gene encoding 65-kDa microtubule-associated protein 1, with the protein MAVTEAQNPLLGENTCGSLLKKLQEIWDEVGESDEERDKMLLQLXXXCLDVYKRKVEQAAKSRAQLLQALSDAKLELSTLLSALGEKSFAGIPDDTSGTIKEQLEAIAPVLKQLWQQKEERIKDFSDVQSQIQRICGEITGNLNLNDVPVVDESDLSLKKFDEYQSELQELQKEKSDRLHKVLEFVSTVHDLCAVLGMDFFSTVTDVHPSLNDSTGVQSKSISNETLARLAKTVLTLKEDKKQRLHKLQELASQLIDLWNLMDTPPEERKLFDHVTCNISASVDEVTIPGALALDLIEQAEVEVERLDQLKASRMKEIAFKKQAELEEIFANAHVEIDPDAAREKILALIDSGNIEPTELLADMDNQIAKAKEEALSRKDILDKVEKWMSACEEESWLEDYNRDENRYNASRGAHLNLKRAEKARILVNKIPALVDTLVAKTRAWEENHDMSFTYDGVPLLAMLDEYAMLRHEREEEKRRLRDQKKYQEQQSTDQEVAFTSRPSPARPVSAKKVGGPRVNGANGTPNRRLSLNAHQNGSRSISKDGKRDNTRPVAPVNYVAISKEDAASHVSGTEPIPASP; encoded by the exons ATGGCCGTAACTGAAGCTCAAAATCCGCTTCTTGGAGAAAACACATGTGGTTCATTGTTGAAGAAGCTGCAG GAAATATGGGATGAGGTTGGTGAAAGCGACGAGGAACGGGACAAGATGCTTCTTCAGTTA NNNNNNNNATGCTTGGATGTGTACAAGAGAAAGGTTGAGCAGGCTGCAAAGTCGAGGGCACAACTACTTCAAGCCTTGTCCGATGCTAAACTTGAGCTTTCTACGCTTCTATCAGCCCTTGGAGAAAAGAGCTTTGCTGGAATT CCTGATGATACTTCTGGAACTATCAAGGAGCAGCTTGAAGCTATAGCGCCAGTACTCAAACAGTTATGGCAACAAAAGGAAGAAAGAATAAAGGATTTCTCAGATGTACAGTCACAGATCCAAAGAATATGTGGAGAGATAACTGGGAACTTGAACCTTAATGATGTACCTGTGGTTGATGAGTCGGACCTGTCCCTGAAGAAGTTTGATGAATATCAATCTGAGCTTCAAGAACTTCAAAAGGAAAAG AGTGACAGGTTGCACAAGGTTCTTGAATTTGTGAGTACTGTGCATGATCTATGCGCTGTCCTTGGTATGGACTTCTTCAGTACCGTAACTGATGTTCATCCAAGCCTAAATGATTCTACTGGTGTCCAATCCAAAAGCATAAGCAATGAGACTCTAGCTAGGCTGGCTAAGACAGTCTTAACACtgaaagaagataaaaaacAGAGGCTGCACAAG CTCCAAGAATTAGCTTCTCAGTTAATTGATCTGTGGAATCTAATGGATACCCCTCCAGAGGAAAGGAAACTGTTTGACCATGTTACCTGTAATATATCAGCTTCTGTTGATGAAGTCACCATTCCTGGGGCCCTTGCTCTGGATCTGATTGAGCAG GCTGAAGtggaagttgagagacttgaCCAGCTTAAAGCAAGCAGGATGAAGGAAATTGCTTTCAAGAAGCAAGCAGAACTCGAAGAGATATTTGCCAATGCCCATGTAGAAATAGATCCGGATGCTGCTAGAGAGAAGATTTTGGCATTGATAGATTCTGGAAACATTGAACCAACTGAATTACTGGCTGACATGGACAATCAAATAGCGAAAGCAAAAGAAGAAGCTTTAAGCCGAAAAGATATATTGGACAAGGTTGAGAAATGGATGTCAGCATGTGAAGAAGAGAGCTGGCTTGAGGACTATAATCGG GATGAGAACAGGTATAATGCAAGCAGAGGGGCACACTTAAACCTTAAGCGAGCTGAGAAAGCTCGGATACTGGTAAATAAAATTCCTG CTTTGGTTGATACATTGGTTGCTAAAACTCGTGCATGGGAAGAGAATCATGACATGTCATTCACATATGATGGTGTTCCTCTTTTAGCCATGTTAGATGAATATGCCATGCTTAGGCATGAAcgagaagaagaaaaacgaaGATTGAGG GACCAGAAGAAGTATCAGGAGCAGCAAAGCACGGACCAGGAAGTTGCCTTTACTTCAAGACCAAGCCCTGCTAGGCCAGTTAGCGCTAAGAAGGTAGGTGGCCCTCGTGTTAATGGCGCCAATGGTACTCCTAATCGACGCCTATCGCTTAATGCTCATCAAAATGGAAGCAGGTCTATATCTAAAGATGGAAAAAGGGATAATACTAGACCAGTTGCTCCTGTGAATTATGTGGCCATATCAAAAGAAGATGCTGCTTCCCACGTTTCCGGTACCGAACCCATCCCAGCATCACCCTAA
- the LOC101515394 gene encoding protein HOMOLOG OF MAMMALIAN LYST-INTERACTING PROTEIN 5 — protein MANENEPAKLLLPYLQRADELQKHEPLVSYYCRLYAMERGLKIPQSERTKTTNALLVSLMKQLEKDKKSVQLGLEDNLYLEGFALNVFGKADKQDRAGRADLNTAKTFYAATIFFEILNQFGPVQPDLEQKQKYAAWKAADIRKALKEGRKPMAGPPAGDEDLSVPASSPSNRYDIGTTETSASNAESDSDSTHSYHNPVNYQNMPSIHPAPKFHDTTVNDTQSYTPGVYPSQDFHPSPSSQDYHHPPPSQDYHHPPPSQDYHPPPPSHDYHPPPPSHDYPPPPPSHDYHPPPPSQDYHHPPPARSESSYSELYNHQQYTPDQSQNLGPNYPSHETPPSYSLPHFQSYPSFSESSLPSVPVNHTYYQGSDASYSSQSAPLTTNHSSSVQQSSSSRNGTVLEPKPTTKTYQYDSSYQPAPEKIAEAHKAARFAVGALAFDDVSIAVDYLKKSLELLTNPSVGQ, from the exons ATGGCGAACGAGAACGAACCCGCGAAGCTGTTGTTACCATACCTTCAACGCGCCGATGAATTGCAGAAACACGAACCTCTCGTTTCTTATTACT GTCGATTATACGCGATGGAACGTGGCTTGAAGATTCCGCAATCTGAACGCACCAAGACCACTAACGCTCTTCTTGTTTCCCTCATGAAACAGCTCGAAAAG GATAAAAAGTCAGTCCAGTTGGGGCTTGAAGATAATTTGTATCTTGAGGGATTTGCTTTGAATGTGTTTGGAAAAGCAGACAAGCAAGATCGTGCTGGAAGAGCAGATTT GAACACGGCAAAAACATTTTACGCTGCTACCATCTTTTTTGAAATTCTCAATCAATTTGGACCAGTTCAGCCTGAT CTGGAGCAGAAACAGAAATATGCAGCATGGAAAGCAGCTGATATAAGAAAGGCTTTGAAAGAAGGAAGGAAGCCCATGGCTGGCCCTCCTGCTGGTGACGAGGACCTGTCAGTTCCAGCGAGTTCTCCTAGCAATAGATAT GATATTGGGACTACTGAAACTTCTGCTTCCAATGCTGAATCAGATTCTGATTCAACACATAGTTATCATAACCCTGTCAACTACCAGAATATGCCAAGCATTCATCCTGCACCTAAATTCCATGATACTACTGTTAATGATACTCAATCTTATACACCTGGAGTTTATCCTTCCCAAGacttccatccttctccatctTCCCAGGATTATCATCATCCACCACCTTCCCAGGATTACCACCATCCTCCACCTTCCCAGGATTACCATCCTCCTCCACCTTCCCACGATTATCATCCTCCTCCACCTTCCCACGATTATCCTCCTCCACCACCTTCCCACGATTACCATCCTCCACCTCCTTCCCAAGATTACCATCATCCTCCACCTGCCAGATCAGAAAGTTCCTATTCTGAGCTCTACAACCACCAGCAATACACACCAGATCAGTCACAGAATTTAGGTCCAAATTACCCTTCTCATGAAACTCCCCCTTCTTACTCTCTTCCCCATTTTCAATCTTATCCAAGTTTTTCAGAAAGCAGCCTACCATCAGTACCAGTAAACCATACTTATTATCAAGGATCTGATGCTTCATATTCTTCCCAGTCGGCTCCTCTGACTACAAACCATTCATCAAGTGTGCAACAAAGTTCCAGCAGCAGAAATGGAACTGTCTTGGAACCCAAGCCAACTACTAAGACATACCAGTACGACAGTAGCTACCAGCCAGCACCTGAAAAAATAGCAGAGGCACACAAGGCTGCAAGATTTGCTGTTGGGGCGCTGGCATTCGATGACGTCTCAATTGCAGTAGACTACTTGAAGAAATCACTTGAGTTGCTAACAAATCCATCGGTTGGCCAGTAA
- the LOC101515729 gene encoding uncharacterized protein isoform X2, whose protein sequence is MDELPEPTTDPPPEELQNGGGDERCTKKAKVEQIDDDSEGDLKRVAEIVLVLSTMAAVRGGKKPTDVEVELMKEARTKLAVLCQGIAPKDIVSGEAIDTVIEDLGLNAKVGDQRLGFRNPKTSIAERYSYAKSKMEESKKFSAPSTTYTSQPLQTNASGMVDNRVPTNAVRMFAPDKPNHTAIASAVSMVSIPPHISAGSSAAMQYPTASNEVRPPMVSGVMPSSHVGRNASSVALPRVENPQFKVTGGLSGAPYVLQVQANSSANQPLVNVPTWSIQTQPASLARSISENKVPAHNTVKVEGTADVTTSRAGPQVTTDKSIRPFITQTAPGNMSSTHHPLQAVNMSQPPMIPSHTEIAKIVQKLFLPKFPDQPTWTPPSRDYMNKAFTCQTCELTVSDVDSVLLCDACEKGFHLKCLQPSVIRGIHNRVDWHCMRCLNLSGGKPLPPKYGRVMRSSNTSPNFPSNVAGIQPSSEKKAESSDPKVSPHMFTTIGNSVPTVSSANHNDEPSFDSNTPEMRDIQGSNISPSIETIDEKPDPNISMKSATCSASTCLPGENQAEQIDSKALTCKDTSESETPKICEPIKCENLQSSLNSQVGMTAAQDTAEISTDRHVMISKQKESHGGENITYDIKRNDPDVAQPNSVGGSGTNTEDEKKYYQSCCIDGVTYRLQGHAFFTSNHGKLTPSKLQSMWEDSKTGIKWVKVTKCYFPDDLPGNIGHPCISEVNEVYESNSDRIEMASSIRGPCVVLPYDKFKQENDRRCQFGIDASASVQPIFLCRWFYDEIKKSFQPVIS, encoded by the exons ATGGACGAGTTACCAGAACCGACGACGGATCCTCCACCGGAGGAGCTTCAGAACGGAGGAGGAGACGAACGGTGCACCAAGAAGGCCAAGGTTGAGCAAATTGATGATGATTCGGAGGGGGATTTGAAGCGAGTGGCGGAGATTGTTTTGGTTTTATCGACGATGGCGGCGGTGCGAGGTGGAAAGAAGCCAACTGATGTGGAGGTTGAGCTAATGAAGGAGGCTCGGACTAAGCTTGCTGTCTTATGTCAGGGGATTGCTCCTAAGGATATTGTTTCCGGTGAAGCTATTGACACCGTTATTGAAGATCTAGGTTTGAATGCTAAGGTTGGGGACCAGAGGTTAGGGTTTCGAAATCCTAAGACGTCCATCGCTGAGAGGTATTCGTATGCTAAATCCAAG ATGGAGGAATCAAAGAAGTTCTCTGCACCTTCTACAACATATACATCTCAGCCCTTGCAAACAAATGCTAGTGGAATGGTTGACAATCGTGTGCCAACAAATGCTGTTCGAATGTTTGCACCTGACAAACCAAACCATACGGCAATAGCTTCTGCAGTTTCCATGGTGTCTATTCCTCCCCATATTTCTGCAGGATCTTCTGCAGCAATGCAATATCCAACAGCCAGCAATGAAGTGAGACCGCCCATGGTTTCTGGTGTAATGCCTAGCAGTCACGTGGGGAGAAATGCATCTTCTGTAGCACTGCCTAGAGTTGAAAACCCACAGTTCAAAGTTACTGGAGGATTGAGTGGAGCTCCTTATGTTCTTCAAGTCCAAG CCAATTCATCTGCTAACCAACCATTGGTGAATGTTCCTACGTGGTCAATTCAGACTCAACCTGCATCATTAGCTAGAAGCATATCAGAAAACAAGGTGCCGGCTCATAACACTGTCAAGGTTGAAGGAACTGCTGATGTAACCACATCAAGGGCAGGTCCACAAGTAACAACTGATAAGAGCATTAGACCATTTATTACTCAAACAGCACCTGGAAATATGTCTAGTACGCACCATCCATTGCAGGCTGTGAACATGTCTCAACCTCCTATGATTCCCAGTCACACTGAAATTGCAAAAATTGTCCAGAAACTGTTTCTACCAAAGTTTCCTGACCAGCCCACATGGACTCCTCCATCAAGAGATTATATGAATAAGGCTTTCACTTGTCAGACATGTGAGCTCACTGTCAGTGATGTTGATTCCGTTCTTCTCTGTGATGCTTGTGAAAAGGGATTTCACTTGAAGTGCCTGCAGCCATCAGTCATTAGAGGAATTCATAATAGGGTTGATTGGCACTGCATGAGGTGCTTGAATTTAAGCGGTGGAAAGCCCTTGCCTCCAAAATATGGTCGTGTGATGAGATCCTCAAACACATCACCAAATTTTCCCTCTAATGTAGCTGGTATTCAACCTTCTTCTGAGAAGAAAGCAGAGAGCTCAGATCCAAAGGTCAGCCCACATATGTTTACTACAATTGGAAACTCTGTTCCAACAGTTTCCAGTGCCAATCACAATGATGAGCCGTCATTTGACTCAAATACCCCAGAAATGAGAGATATACAAGGTTCAAACATTTCACCCAGCATCGAAACCATTGATGAGAAGCCTGATCCAAACATCAGTATGAAATCTGCAACTTGTAGTGCTTCCACCTGTTTGCCAGGTGAAAATCAGGCTGAACAAATAGATTCAAAGGCTTTGACCTGTAAAGATACTTCAGAATCCGAAACTCCTAAAATTTGCGAGCCGATTAAATGTGAAAATTTGCAATCATCACTAAATTCTCAAGTTGGGATGACAGCGGCACAGGACACTGCTGAAATATCAACAGATAGACACGTTATGATTAGTAAACAAAAGGAGTCTCATGGAGGAGAAAACATAACTTATGATATCAAGCGCAATGACCCAGATGTTGCACAACCAAATTCTGTCGGAGGTTCTGGAACTAATACTGAAG ATGAGAAAAAGTATTATCAATCTTGCTGCATTGATGGAGTAACATATAGGCTGCAGGGTCATGCTTTTTTCACGTCCAACCATGGGAAATTAACGCCTTCTAAACTCCAG TCTATGTGGGAAGATTCTAAAACTGGGATAAAGTGGGTTAAGGTGACGAAGTGCTACTTTCCTGATGATTTGCCTGGGAATATCGGGCATCCTTGTATATCTGAAGTCAATGAg gTTTATGAATCTAATAGTGATAGAATCGAAATGGCTAGCTCTATCCGAGGCCCTTGTGTAGTCCTTCCATACGATAAATTTAAACAGGAAAATGACAGAAGATGTCAATTTGGAATTGATGCAAGTGCTAGTGTACAGCCCATTTTCCTTTGCAG GTGGTTTTATGATGAAATCAAAAAGTCATTTCAACCTGTTATCAGTTGA
- the LOC101515729 gene encoding uncharacterized protein isoform X1: MDELPEPTTDPPPEELQNGGGDERCTKKAKVEQIDDDSEGDLKRVAEIVLVLSTMAAVRGGKKPTDVEVELMKEARTKLAVLCQGIAPKDIVSGEAIDTVIEDLGLNAKVGDQRLGFRNPKTSIAERYSYAKSKMEESKKFSAPSTTYTSQPLQTNASGMVDNRVPTNAVRMFAPDKPNHTAIASAVSMVSIPPHISAGSSAAMQYPTASNEVRPPMVSGVMPSSHVGRNASSVALPRVENPQFKVTGGLSGAPYVLQVQANSSANQPLVNVPTWSIQTQPASLARSISENKVPAHNTVKVEGTADVTTSRAGPQVTTDKSIRPFITQTAPGNMSSTHHPLQAVNMSQPPMIPSHTEIAKIVQKLFLPKFPDQPTWTPPSRDYMNKAFTCQTCELTVSDVDSVLLCDACEKGFHLKCLQPSVIRGIHNRVDWHCMRCLNLSGGKPLPPKYGRVMRSSNTSPNFPSNVAGIQPSSEKKAESSDPKVSPHMFTTIGNSVPTVSSANHNDEPSFDSNTPEMRDIQGSNISPSIETIDEKPDPNISMKSATCSASTCLPGENQAEQIDSKALTCKDTSESETPKICEPIKCENLQSSLNSQVGMTAAQDTAEISTDRHVMISKQKESHGGENITYDIKRNDPDVAQPNSVGGSGTNTEGIQHSALSSDSSHVVEWIGDVVQLVDEKKYYQSCCIDGVTYRLQGHAFFTSNHGKLTPSKLQSMWEDSKTGIKWVKVTKCYFPDDLPGNIGHPCISEVNEVYESNSDRIEMASSIRGPCVVLPYDKFKQENDRRCQFGIDASASVQPIFLCRWFYDEIKKSFQPVIS; encoded by the exons ATGGACGAGTTACCAGAACCGACGACGGATCCTCCACCGGAGGAGCTTCAGAACGGAGGAGGAGACGAACGGTGCACCAAGAAGGCCAAGGTTGAGCAAATTGATGATGATTCGGAGGGGGATTTGAAGCGAGTGGCGGAGATTGTTTTGGTTTTATCGACGATGGCGGCGGTGCGAGGTGGAAAGAAGCCAACTGATGTGGAGGTTGAGCTAATGAAGGAGGCTCGGACTAAGCTTGCTGTCTTATGTCAGGGGATTGCTCCTAAGGATATTGTTTCCGGTGAAGCTATTGACACCGTTATTGAAGATCTAGGTTTGAATGCTAAGGTTGGGGACCAGAGGTTAGGGTTTCGAAATCCTAAGACGTCCATCGCTGAGAGGTATTCGTATGCTAAATCCAAG ATGGAGGAATCAAAGAAGTTCTCTGCACCTTCTACAACATATACATCTCAGCCCTTGCAAACAAATGCTAGTGGAATGGTTGACAATCGTGTGCCAACAAATGCTGTTCGAATGTTTGCACCTGACAAACCAAACCATACGGCAATAGCTTCTGCAGTTTCCATGGTGTCTATTCCTCCCCATATTTCTGCAGGATCTTCTGCAGCAATGCAATATCCAACAGCCAGCAATGAAGTGAGACCGCCCATGGTTTCTGGTGTAATGCCTAGCAGTCACGTGGGGAGAAATGCATCTTCTGTAGCACTGCCTAGAGTTGAAAACCCACAGTTCAAAGTTACTGGAGGATTGAGTGGAGCTCCTTATGTTCTTCAAGTCCAAG CCAATTCATCTGCTAACCAACCATTGGTGAATGTTCCTACGTGGTCAATTCAGACTCAACCTGCATCATTAGCTAGAAGCATATCAGAAAACAAGGTGCCGGCTCATAACACTGTCAAGGTTGAAGGAACTGCTGATGTAACCACATCAAGGGCAGGTCCACAAGTAACAACTGATAAGAGCATTAGACCATTTATTACTCAAACAGCACCTGGAAATATGTCTAGTACGCACCATCCATTGCAGGCTGTGAACATGTCTCAACCTCCTATGATTCCCAGTCACACTGAAATTGCAAAAATTGTCCAGAAACTGTTTCTACCAAAGTTTCCTGACCAGCCCACATGGACTCCTCCATCAAGAGATTATATGAATAAGGCTTTCACTTGTCAGACATGTGAGCTCACTGTCAGTGATGTTGATTCCGTTCTTCTCTGTGATGCTTGTGAAAAGGGATTTCACTTGAAGTGCCTGCAGCCATCAGTCATTAGAGGAATTCATAATAGGGTTGATTGGCACTGCATGAGGTGCTTGAATTTAAGCGGTGGAAAGCCCTTGCCTCCAAAATATGGTCGTGTGATGAGATCCTCAAACACATCACCAAATTTTCCCTCTAATGTAGCTGGTATTCAACCTTCTTCTGAGAAGAAAGCAGAGAGCTCAGATCCAAAGGTCAGCCCACATATGTTTACTACAATTGGAAACTCTGTTCCAACAGTTTCCAGTGCCAATCACAATGATGAGCCGTCATTTGACTCAAATACCCCAGAAATGAGAGATATACAAGGTTCAAACATTTCACCCAGCATCGAAACCATTGATGAGAAGCCTGATCCAAACATCAGTATGAAATCTGCAACTTGTAGTGCTTCCACCTGTTTGCCAGGTGAAAATCAGGCTGAACAAATAGATTCAAAGGCTTTGACCTGTAAAGATACTTCAGAATCCGAAACTCCTAAAATTTGCGAGCCGATTAAATGTGAAAATTTGCAATCATCACTAAATTCTCAAGTTGGGATGACAGCGGCACAGGACACTGCTGAAATATCAACAGATAGACACGTTATGATTAGTAAACAAAAGGAGTCTCATGGAGGAGAAAACATAACTTATGATATCAAGCGCAATGACCCAGATGTTGCACAACCAAATTCTGTCGGAGGTTCTGGAACTAATACTGAAGGTATTCAGCACTCTGCTTTATCTTCAGATAGCTCACATGTTGTAGAATGGATTGGTGATGTTGTACAACTTGTAGATGAGAAAAAGTATTATCAATCTTGCTGCATTGATGGAGTAACATATAGGCTGCAGGGTCATGCTTTTTTCACGTCCAACCATGGGAAATTAACGCCTTCTAAACTCCAG TCTATGTGGGAAGATTCTAAAACTGGGATAAAGTGGGTTAAGGTGACGAAGTGCTACTTTCCTGATGATTTGCCTGGGAATATCGGGCATCCTTGTATATCTGAAGTCAATGAg gTTTATGAATCTAATAGTGATAGAATCGAAATGGCTAGCTCTATCCGAGGCCCTTGTGTAGTCCTTCCATACGATAAATTTAAACAGGAAAATGACAGAAGATGTCAATTTGGAATTGATGCAAGTGCTAGTGTACAGCCCATTTTCCTTTGCAG GTGGTTTTATGATGAAATCAAAAAGTCATTTCAACCTGTTATCAGTTGA
- the LOC101499013 gene encoding probable pectinesterase 29 has product MLVMVCRAIDCGGNWIANTIIVDQHKKGSFVTIQAAIDSINNQNKNWVMINISPGIYNEKVHIPFEKPCIILKGWGRNATTITYNDSFQNMGTSLSASFISSPPNVVVSGITFKNTYGSNGPAVAVNIYGDKSALYECSFIGYQDTLLITSGRSYFKNCFIQGEVDFICGEGQSYFENCVINAVQEKGKPIGFVTAQHRNSPKDSNGFVFRGGSVVGTGNVNLGRPWGPYARVIFWETYFSSVVTPQGWDIWNLKPTQE; this is encoded by the exons ATGCTGGTTATGGTTT GTAGAGCTATAGATTGTGGTGGAAATTGGATTGCAAATACTATCATTGTTGACCAACATAAAAAAGGATCGTTCGTAACAATACAAGCTGCTATTGATTCTATAaacaaccaaaataaaaattgggtTATGATTAATATCAGTCCTGGCATATACaa CGAAAAAGTTCACATACCCTTTGAAAAGCCATgcattattttaaaaggatGGGGTAGGAATGCCACAACCATTACTTACAATGATTCATTTCAAAATATGGGTACATCTTTGAGCGCTTCATTCATTTCATCTCCACCTAATGTTGTTGTGAGTGGTATTACATTCAAg AACACATATGGATCTAATGGACCCGCAGTTGCAGTTAATATATATGGCGATAAATCTGCTCTATATGAATGTAGTTTCATTGGTTATCAAGATACATTGCTTATAACAAGCGGACGCTcttatttcaaaaattgttttattcaaGGAGAAGTAGATTTTATTTGTGGTGAAGGCCAAAGTTATTTTGAG AATTGTGTGATAAATGCTGTACAAGAGAAAGGAAAGCCCATTGGTTTTGTGACAGCACAACATAGAAACTCACCAAAAGATTCTAACGGTTTTGTTTTTAGAGGAGGGTCTGTTGTTGGGACTGGTAATGTGAATCTTGGAAGACCTTGGGGCCCTTATGCAAGAGTTATATTTTGGGAAACTTATTTTTCATCAGTAGTAACTCCCCAAGGATGGGATATTTGGAATTTAAAACCCACGCAAGAGTAA